In the genome of Dyadobacter fermentans DSM 18053, the window TCGGCCGCGACGACCGCAATGTATTCAAAGCCAGCGAAATGATTTCGTCCGATGCAAAGAATTTCAAATGCCTCGACGAGCGTTTAAGCAAAGACAGCCAGCGCGTTTACTTCGATGCGCAGGTGATTTCGGAAGATGCCAGCCATTTCAGATACATTGGCAAATGGCAGAAAAACGCATTTTATAAGGACCACAGCAAAGTGTTCGTGGACGGCAAAGGCTACCGCGTGGCCGACATTGATACATTCGGCTATGCAGGCAATGGCGTTTTTACGGATCGCTACCAGGTTTATAAATTCGACGGCGAAGGATTTCGGAGCAATTCCGGCCAGCCGGTTTTCCGGGCGATGATGCAGTTCGAGCCGGCATTCTGATCCATACAAAAAGGTGCCGCCCCGCGCTACAACACGCCGGACGGCACCTCGTCACTTCAACCTTACGGTCACTTTCTGCGCGACAGCGCCACCAGCAGACCTACCACTGCCACCGTACAAATCACCTTTCCGGCGAATCCGGCAGCATTATGTTTCAGCTCGGCTTTGCCTCCGTGTTCCTCGAAAAGATTGGGCACGTGGCCGCCTTTCAGGTCGTCGGCAATGCCTTCCATAATCTGCACGCGATCGGCCATCAGCAGCCCGATCCAATGCATGACGTGCGACTCGCTGAATGTGAATGCCCAGCGGCGCAGCTTTCCGCTCAATCCGGTTGGCGGGTTGGGCGTTCCGAAAACGGCTGAGAGGCTTGGCCTTTCGTTCGAATGCAGGATTTCCACGAGCTGCGGCTGCTGGGGCGGACGTTCCCAGATCATTCCCCTGTTATCATTCTCGGTCCGCTTTTTCATCGGATAATTGGGCACATCGAGCGGGTCCGCATCGATTCCCCAGCCGTTGATATGGCTGTAATCAGTGAGTGGCTTTTTCATAACAATATTATTTTCTGGCTGATGGCGGGATCAGGATAGGCTTGATACAATTGTCGAGTTTTGCTGAGAAGATGTGATAAGCATCAGCCACTTCTTCGAGCGGCACACGGTGCGTTACGATCGCTTTCGGGTCAATCCGGCCGGATTGCACGTGTTCGATCAGCCGCGGCAAAAGCCGCTTAACGGATGCCTGGTTAGCCCTGAGCGTCAGCCCTTTGTTGACCACGTTACCGATCGGAATGATGTTCCCGGTGGGCCCGTAAACCCCGACGATCGACACAATACCTCCTTTTTTCACCGCATTGATCGCCCAATGCAGCGCAATGGCCGAGCCCGATTGCAGCATCATTTTCCGACCTGTGATGGTATGGAAAGCACTTCCCGCCGCTTCGCAGCCAACGGCATCGATACACACATCGGCACCGATCCAGTCGGTTGTTTTTTTAATGAAAAGGACCGGATCTTCCAGCGAGCGAAAGTTGTAGGCCTCGCATTGCGCGTAGTTTTTCACAAATTCGAGGCGGTATTCCAGGTGGTCGATCACAATCACGCGGCCCGCACCGAAAAGCCAGGCGCATTTGGCAGCCATGATCCCAATGGGCCCCGCACCGAACACCACCACCGTGTCGCCCGGTTTAATGCCCGCCATTTCGGCGGCCTGGTAGCCGGTCGGCAGCACGTCCGTGAGCAACACGGCGTCGTCATGGTCCATATCGTCGGGGATGATCATCGGGCCTACGTCCGCGTAAGGAACACGCACGTACTCCGCCTGGCCGCCGTCATAGCCGCCGGCCGTGTGCGAGTAGCCGAAAATCCCTCCCACAGCCGTAGCTTCGGGGTTGGACTCGTGGCAGTTGCCAAAAAGCTGTTGTTCGCAAAAAACGCATTTGCCGCAAGCGACATTGAAAGGGACCAATACGTTATCGCCCACTTTGAGTTTGGTCACATCGGGCCCCACTTCTTCCACCACGCCCACAAATTCATGACCGAAAGTGGTCCCTATGCGCGTATCGGGCACCATTCCGTGGTAAAGGTGCAGGTCGGAGCCGCATATGCAGGACCGGGTGACGCGCACGATGGCGTCACCCGAATGCTCGATGCGCGGCATCGGCTTGTTGCGGTCGGCACGGACCCGGTAGGGTCCTCGATAATTCATTGCTAGCATGTAGTTCGTGTTTAA includes:
- a CDS encoding DKNYY domain-containing protein; protein product: MLILLLIASVCLTLVVASMFLLRPAAKSFVPSGASDMYQIENKLVYYMEKAGHKVRIADAHARTFQVLTTGAAGRSVASHYARDFQNVYFRGKCIPGANPVYFQILGSDLGRDDRNVFKASEMISSDAKNFKCLDERLSKDSQRVYFDAQVISEDASHFRYIGKWQKNAFYKDHSKVFVDGKGYRVADIDTFGYAGNGVFTDRYQVYKFDGEGFRSNSGQPVFRAMMQFEPAF
- a CDS encoding zinc-dependent alcohol dehydrogenase, translated to MLAMNYRGPYRVRADRNKPMPRIEHSGDAIVRVTRSCICGSDLHLYHGMVPDTRIGTTFGHEFVGVVEEVGPDVTKLKVGDNVLVPFNVACGKCVFCEQQLFGNCHESNPEATAVGGIFGYSHTAGGYDGGQAEYVRVPYADVGPMIIPDDMDHDDAVLLTDVLPTGYQAAEMAGIKPGDTVVVFGAGPIGIMAAKCAWLFGAGRVIVIDHLEYRLEFVKNYAQCEAYNFRSLEDPVLFIKKTTDWIGADVCIDAVGCEAAGSAFHTITGRKMMLQSGSAIALHWAINAVKKGGIVSIVGVYGPTGNIIPIGNVVNKGLTLRANQASVKRLLPRLIEHVQSGRIDPKAIVTHRVPLEEVADAYHIFSAKLDNCIKPILIPPSARK